The Lactuca sativa cultivar Salinas chromosome 2, Lsat_Salinas_v11, whole genome shotgun sequence genome includes a window with the following:
- the LOC128132377 gene encoding F-box protein CPR1-like, which produces MIMLWNPSIRKSIAIAVPEPGMSNKMDETVFGFGVCPVTHDPKIIMIQQFAPLHEKPSKINDPREVMLYTLSSGKWTSLSPASSNVLSKSIRVQWYGQVIDRFIYWSGLHLKALNSRLIRWNCNLILSFDMTDHTFQVIDLPDSLAKHPPSKISIFKLRESLVIFQSNEKEKQCHDVVWMMENNGVEKSFTKVFAIIAPEYGSSIRAMGLRNNGTLIMQVKKDYRCEESEIVVYEPKTQHLNALKIDGVRSFSTVNSYKETLVLLGSE; this is translated from the coding sequence ATGATTATGCTTTGGAATCCTTCAATCAGAAAATCGATCGCCATTGCTGTGCCTGAGCCAGGTATGTCTAATAAGATGGATGAAACAGTTTTTGGTTTTGGTGTTTGTCCTGTTACTCATGATCCTAAGATCATCATGATTCAACAATTTGCTCCCTTACATGAAAAACCCAGCAAAATCAACGACCCTCGTGAAGTTATGCTTTACACATTGAGTTCTGGGAAGTGGACAAGTCTATCTCCTGCTTCTAGCAATGTGCTGAGTAAATCGATCCGAGTTCAATGGTATGGGCAAGTTATCGATAGGTTTATATATTGGTCTGGTTTGCATCTGAAGGCTTTAAACAGTAGGCTGATTAGATGGAATTGTAATCtgattctttcatttgatatGACTGATCATACTTTTCAAGTGATAGATCTCCCAGATAGTTTGGCGAAACACCCTCCTTCTAAGATCTCCATTTTTAAGCTAAGGGAATCTCTTGTCATATTTCAAAGCAATGAAAAGGAAAAACAGTGTCATGATGTTGTATGGATGATGGAGAATAATGGTGTTGAAAAATCGTTTACAAAGGTATTCGCCATTATTGCACCTGAATATGGGTCGTCTATTAGGGCAATGGGACTCAGGAACAATGGAACGCTTATAATGCAAGTGAAAAAAGATTATCGTTGTGAAGAAAGTGAAATTGTTGTATATGAGCCCAAAACACAACACTTGAATGCTCTTAAGATTGATGGAGTAAGGAGTTTCTCCACTGTGAATTCGTACAAGGAAACACTAGTTTTGCTTGGTAGTgaataa